The genomic region CACTCTCAACACGTGGGAACCTGTTAACTGCTGCATCGAAAAGTCTTGTCTTCTCATACTTGAAGTCACCTGTGACAACAACATTGTGAAGACCGTCACCAATATGGAAGTGGGATACCGCAGAACCTAAAATGTGTCCTGCATTGTGGAATGTAAGTTTGATATCAGGAGCAATGTCTGTCACTTCCTCATAATCAAGAACAATTGTGTGTTTCAGTCCTTCCCTGACATCCGCTGAAGCGTAAGGAGGCCTCTTGCCTTCCTTTGCAGCTACATCAATGTAGTCAAGCTGCAACAATGCCATGAGATCCCTTGTTGGAGGGGTGCAGTAAATTGGTCCTTCAAATCCATACTTGTAAAGAAGTGGAACAAGACCCTGGTGGTCAAGGTGAGCATGTGTCAGTACCACAGCATCAATCTGGTTGATTGGATATGCTTCTGGCACATAGAGATAAGGAGTCATGTTGTCATCAGAACCGACATTGACACCACAATCTATCATTATGCGTGATTCAGGAGTTGATATAATAAAACAGCTTCTTCCTACTTCTTTTGCGCCACCAAGAGAGGTTACTCGTACCCACTCATCTTTGGAAGTGCATCCCCTGTGGATCTTTCTTCCAACTGATTTGAGAATATCTTTTCTCTCTTTGTGATTGGTACGCATGAACTCACGTATGTTTTGTACTGTACGTGATTTTATAGGAGGAGTTCTCACAACTTTAGGAGTCCATCCTATCTTTTTAGTTATCTCCCTGAGAGTCTCTCCATGTTTTCCAATTACAAGACCGGGCTTTTCAGCTTCTATTATCACTTCACCTACATCAGGATCGAAGTGATAATTGGAAACACCTGATTCTTCCGGAACAGTTTTTAATATTTTATCAATTGATTCCTCAGGTGGCATAAGCACCTTTGGATCAGGACGTACAACAATACGTGTCCTCAGTGCTTTTGCCAGGTTCCTGACAATATTACCGTTATCTGCAAACTTTTTAGGCTCTTCTGTGTAAACAACTAACTGGGGGCCTTCAAACTCAACACTAGAAATAGTAGTACCGCTAGGTAATTTTTCTTCTATTTTCTTCTTCAGATCAGATAGTACTTCTTCTACCGCCATTAAAACAGCCTTCCTTATAAAAAAGTGAAAAATGATATAGTTAAAAGAACTATATTTAAAATATTAGCTAAATGAAAAATTAAAGGAGTATTGAACCTATTTAGAATTCTTCCCTCATTTTCTTAACTTCATCCATATCAAGTCTTGTATATTTATCTTCGTTAATAACAACCACATCAATGTTCTCACCGGATGCAGAGTCTCTCTTCATTGCATTGTGAAGTGCTCTAACAGCCAGTTCAACACCTTCTTCTGTGGACATATTCTCTCTGTACCTGTCCTCAAGTACACCATATGCAAACGGGGAACCTGAGCCGGTGGATACAGCCTTTGTTTCTTCTATACTACCACCAAGGGCATCAAGTGAATATATTGAAGGTCCGTTCTTGTCATATCCACCAACAAGAAGCTGCACCATCAAAGGATAGTATCTCTGTCCACTGAGCATGTTGGATAAGAGTGTTGTGAGACCCTTAATGGTCATGGACTCTTTTCGCCTCATTTTGTACAACTTAGACTCTACACTCATGACCCTTACGATCTGCTGTGCATCTCCCACGGAGCCTGCAATGGTCATTGCAACCCTGTCATCAATCTGGTATACCTTCTTTGCAGTTTTACTTGCAATGAAATTCCCCATTGTTGCACGCTGTTCGGTTGCAAGAACAACACCGTCTTTGCAAACTATCCCTACAGTGGTTGTACCTTTGTAATGTTTATCATTAACCATTAATTATACCTCATACAAAAATGAGAAAATAAATTGAAAAATGTACAATGCATGACATGCATCAGTTATCCATTAGCAATTTTTATATATATATTTATCCCTTGCCAAGTATAATTCCAATTTCCTCAGCAAGTGCCTTCACACGATTGATGCTTTCCCTGTTCATCCCTTTCTTTTCCATTTTATGCATACGCTTTTCAATGGAGATCCTTTTAGTACCCACTAAAAGGTTATCAGCATGAGCCACAATCTTCTGTTCCAGAGTTACAGGAATGTAATCATCATCCGGAAGATGCAAATCCCTTGCTTCATCCCGCGTGATTCCTGCACCTACATGTCTTTTGATTATTTCCTGTATTTCAGTTTCAAGACCGTAAGACTTTGCAAGTTCAACACCAAGAACAGCATGATCAATTCCATGGCTCTGGGCTCTGCCAAGGTCGTGAAGAAGACCTCCTATTTCCACAAGATCAAGATCAAGATCCTTTCCCTGAGATTTCATCCCGGCTGCAAGTTCCAGAGCAACACCTGAAACTGCAATGCAATGAGCTATAACTTTATCATTGCATCCAGATTCTTTCAAAATATTAAGAGCAGCTTCCCTGGAGATCATTTTTCTTTGCCAAGGAATGCAAGACGCTTTTCAATCTTATTGATAAATTCAGCATTGTCCTCATACATCATATCCTCGCCGCAGTAAGGGCAAAGGAATTCACATTCAGTAGCTTCATTAAAATTCAGGCGGATGCAACCTTCAGGACAACCATAGAAAACATTTTCCTCTTCAAACTCAACTCTGGACTTGAGGTTCTTTACAAGTCTTTTCTTCTCTTTAAGAAGCTGAGGTCCAATATCGGTCATATCAAGTGTCCAGAGGTAAGTAAGCCACCCACTACTGGAATCACGCTCACGTCTGCATATTGCAAGCTTGTTTTCATTAAGGATAAAAAGGGTTCTTCGGACTATGTTCAAAAGAATACCAGTGGCTTCTGCAATCTGTTCATCGGTAACTTCGCCCTCGGGCATGTTCTCTACCATCTGCAGTCCATCTTCACCCACCAGCCGGACGAGATAACCTCTGACAACCGGATCATTCAAATCTATCAAAAAATTTCACCTCATGATGTGCATGTTTAATGCAATTTACTTAAATATTAACCTTTGCTTGGGAATTCTGTCCGATACAAAACATCAATACCTGTTTAAAGTCATTATTCAGGATTCAAGTAAATTCAATGATTCACGTATAAACATGACGCTATCTTTCATCTTACAGATAACTTCATCACGACTTTTTCCCGAACTCAACACAGATATAACAGGTTCATCAGTTCCAATAGCCTGACCTGCAACCGGAACATCACATACATTTATTTCAAGCAGCATATCCCGAACAGTTTCAGTCATTAACATTTTCCTGTCCGAATATAAAATGCCTCGCCCAGCATACTTATTTTTACTGCTATTTTCTTTTTCGTCTTTTATTTCAGAAGACATCTCAATAATTCCTTCAAATGCCTTCAAATGTGCATCCAGAAGATTGATGCCCGTTGCCATTTCAACCGAGTCAAGACTACCCTGGAAACGTGCATTCACTTCGATCACAACAGGCCCATCATCTGTAATTATAAAATCAACACCATTGGAACCCACAAGTCCTAATTCAAGTATCACATTTTCAGCAATATATTTCATTTCCGATGCATGCGGAGTTTCAAACGGAGTTATATTACCGCAATATGCAAACGGCATTTCAGTAAGCCAGGACGTACCAATAAGCTGTTCATTCACAGCGATTGCAACAGCCCTGTCCTTTGTAGATAAAACCGAAACACTTGCCGGAATGCCTTCAACAAATTCCTGTGCTATTATCTTGCTCTTACCAGGCGGCATCCCAGCTTCATTCAACTTTGTTCCCAGAAGTAAAAGATCTTCCGGACTCTTAACTTTCATGTTGAATATTCCACCACCTGAACATGCAGGTTTTACCATTACCGGAAACTCCAGCATTCCAATATCTTGGAGAAGCACGGTTTCGGGATGAGCTATCCTTCTATTTTTCAGAAAAATAGAAAATAGATGTTTGTCAGATACTTCTGCCATTATCCGTGGATCATTTCCAAGAATCCAGTATGGAAGTCTTTCAAAACCTATGGTTTCAAAACCTGAACCCGGAATTATAGCATCAAAATCAACGCCAAATCCTTCTATTAGCCCTGTAATTTCATCAAGCCTGATTTTACTTGCATCAAAACCTTCACCAATATCCAGTTTTACAAAACCTTTTGCACATTGCTGCAGGTCATGGTCACAAAAAGCATCAATAGCATACATGTTGTATCCGGCCCTGAAACCCGAACAAACAATACTACGGGTGCTAAAACCAATTACTAGTATGTTCATCATAATTCCACAGACCAGATAATTAAAGGTCAGCAATAGCAAGGAGACCTTTTTCAGTCTTAACAACAGGTATTTCAGTTCCCGGATCTGCAGAGAACATTACAGGTTTCCTGACTGTCACTGTTTCATAAGTATCCGGATCAAGCACCATCAGGTCTTCATTTTCTATTGCAACTAGCATTGTTTTTGGAAGATCCTTTCTCTTTGCAATAAGTGTTGCACCATTAATTTCTTCAGGAGTAGCTGTAAAACGAGCTCCGGTTTCAACATCTATTCCGGTTACATTTTTTGAGAACTTCCTAATCTCAATGATCCTTCCTTTGTGATCAATAATATCCTGAGGCATAAATTCCGGCAGGCGTAACGAAAAAGTTATGCGATAGATATCCTTTCCATCTTTCATTCCCTGCAAAGAAGCTGACTCGGAAAAACTTCCACCCAGATGAGAAGTTATTTCCTTGCAGATATGTCTTGCTGCATTAGAAGAGCCAACGTAAAGATCAGTACCTTCCTTAAGTTCCAGGGAACTGGATATGAATGCAAGCCTGTCACCCTTATTAATCAACCTTTCAAGGACAGAACCTGCTATATTAATACATTCCTGTTTCTCTTCGTCAGATGGAATACGGTTGGTGGCACGTATCTGTAGTATGGCCTCGAAATAGCCACCTGATATTCTGCTACACATATCGCATGACTCACGGATTACCCGGACTTCTGTTTTAAGTTCCTGATGGAACATCTCATCAAGCAATAAAGCATCAACTTCAATATGAACTTTGTAAAGGTAAGGAGTCTGTGCCCTTGGCTCAATATATACCTCTATATCCTCTGCCATTTCATGCACAAAAAGTGCATCCTCTACAGTACGTATTACTATCTCTTCGAGACTGCCATGGTCTACCCATTTATTCTTTACATTGCGGGCCCCACAAGTAGGACATAACTTCGCATGCATTACAGGTGCTATTTCAGCAAGAGTGAAATTTTCCAGAAAACACTCCTTACAGCGACCATGGAATAGCTTTGTAGTGGATTTTCCGCATTTTGGGCATACGATATTGTTCATCGGCTCTGATACCATGCTTAGTTAAATATTGTTTTCGCTCAGATATAATTATGTTCCAGGAACATTAGGTAAAATCATGATTCACAATCATGAATCTAAATTATTTACGTATCAATTCATAATTCATTCTTCCGATACCTATTTTCTCAGCAAATTCCAGATGTATCATAGGGTCTATTCCCCACACGTTGTTGACACAGCCTCCACCATCATGCTTCATTCTTTCGTTGACAAGATCAAGACTGGCTTTATCAAGAGCTACCGGATCCTTAGATGCTGTAATTCCAATATCCCCGGCAAATGCAGGAGATGAGAAATTAAAGCAGTCACATCCGGGAGTGAGATCAAATATCCAGTTAATATATCCTATCTTGCCTGAGAGTAGTTTGATGGGACCATAAGCTGCTTCACCAAGCTTTTCCTGCATCCGTACCGGAGAATCTGCAGGAGGGACAATGGCACCAAAATTGCAACTGGCAAAACATGCTAATTCTCCACGACACAAATCATGATCCACAATTGCTTTTCCGTCTACTACAGAAAGAGCATCCCATGGACAGATATTAACACATTTTCTGCATCCAACACATTTATCGACATCTATAGAAGGTCTTGCTACTTTATGGACCGCAGTCTTTCCTGCCTTGTCCAGGCAACCCATCCCCAAGTTCTTGACAGCCGCACCAAAACCTGATGCAGGATGTCCTTTGCAATGGGATATCACGATCATAGAATCTGCACTTGCTATTGCTGATGCAACTGTAATACTGTCAATAACTTCCCCGCCTATATCAACATAAACTGAATCATCACCATGAATACCATCAGCACAGATAAATGGAGCACCCATAGTCCCCAGGGAAAAACCATTAGTAGCAGCCGTATTAAGAACATCTACACCATTGAATCTCTTGCTGGGATAGAGTACAGTAGTGTCGGTGACAAACGGAATGCCGCCTGCTTTTTTTACAATATCCACAACTGTCTTTACTATCACGGGGCGAACATAAGTCGTGTTTCCAAGTTCTCCGGGATGTATTTTTATGGCAACAATATCACCTTCGGAAACTGGCGATATTTCCGGAAACAGGTTAGTTACCTGATCTATCTGGGTATTCATAGGACCGATGTCCTCTGCAGCTTTGAAAAAAACTTGGCTCATAAATTCTTCTCCAGTATATGGTTTACAATCTAACATATTTATACATACTTCAGTTATGTGGACAGACCATGTATTTTATATATTAGAATACATAATAATAAATATATTAAACATGTGTTGATGTAAAACAGACTAATTATTCAATAACAGAGACAGCACAAATAATAAAATATCCTTAAAAACGCAATTAATGAAGCTCCCAATTTGTTAGAAACAAAAAGTACCCAAAACACAAATATCTATATATATTTTACAGATATAAATAGATTATATGCATCTTGTATATATCTGTGCATGGAGTATTAGAGTTTGAGAAAAGAAAAAAGGAGAGAAAAAATGAAAAATATAAAAAAGTGTATGGAAATATATGCAAATTCCACAATAGGCGCATCAGAAGCCGGTCTCAAGCTGATAAAAAACGGTCAGTATAGAAACAATATGGATGAGGAAGACATAGAGTTTGCACGTTTCATGATAGGTGGAATGGGTGCAAAATAAAGCAGACATATAGACCATATTTGCCAATTTTAAGCGTGGGAGAAACATGAAAATAGAAGAAAGTCTGTGCTGTGAATTTTGCAATACCGAACTTAAGAGACAGCTGATAGGATCAAATGTATTCTACTACTGTAAGGATTGCGGAAGGATTACTTCCGCAAAAGATCTGGTAACAATCAGAATAAACGATGATGGAGTAAAAGCATGTGTATGATAGAGGAACTTGGGTATTCTGAAGAAAACAAAAAAATATACTGTACAAGCTGCATTATTTTCCAGAAAACAGGGAAATGCGAATTCCTGAACTACCTTGAATCAAAAATAACTGCAGATCTTAACAATGAGTATTTTCAGGAAATATTAATAGATGATTGCGGATTTTAATACTGAATAAAACCGCAGTCAATTTATATTATTCTATGAACCAATCCACGTAAGCAAGCAGCTCTTTTTTATCCCAATTATCAATCTTTTGTGGACTATCGTTACGACTTCCGCCAAATACATCCGATTTTTGGTTATCATCAAGAACATGAACTTTGTATTGTCCTTCATCACTATCACGGATAAAATATCCAGGACTCATTGATTCCGATTTTTTCCACATACTGATTTTAGAATAATCCCACAAACAGTTTGCCCATTCTGCCATTTTTTCAATATGCTCGTCTTTCACATCCACAATGTCACCCATAATGACACAATGCATTCCATTACGTGTAAGTTCCATGCTATTGTGAGTTCTTACTATCAAGTCCATTTTATCCCAGATTAACGATATTCAAATAATATAATAATTTTTTGTTCAGAAATATCTTTTCAGATAAAACAAAAATAGTAAAAAGCGACAAAAATAGCCAAAAAAGTAAATTAAAGA from Methanolobus tindarius DSM 2278 harbors:
- a CDS encoding beta-CASP ribonuclease aCPSF1; protein product: MAVEEVLSDLKKKIEEKLPSGTTISSVEFEGPQLVVYTEEPKKFADNGNIVRNLAKALRTRIVVRPDPKVLMPPEESIDKILKTVPEESGVSNYHFDPDVGEVIIEAEKPGLVIGKHGETLREITKKIGWTPKVVRTPPIKSRTVQNIREFMRTNHKERKDILKSVGRKIHRGCTSKDEWVRVTSLGGAKEVGRSCFIISTPESRIMIDCGVNVGSDDNMTPYLYVPEAYPINQIDAVVLTHAHLDHQGLVPLLYKYGFEGPIYCTPPTRDLMALLQLDYIDVAAKEGKRPPYASADVREGLKHTIVLDYEEVTDIAPDIKLTFHNAGHILGSAVSHFHIGDGLHNVVVTGDFKYEKTRLFDAAVNRFPRVESVIMESTYGNSNATQPSLQEAEQNLQNIVNSTLKKDGIVLIPAFAVGRSQEVMIVLEDAIRKGIIPNVPVYLDGMIWEATAIHATYPEYLNNDLRKLIFQKGQNPFLSECFKPVDSNELRQKIIEEPHPCVILSTSGMMNAGPVIEYFKAFAENENNTLVFVGYQADGTLGRRIQKGWKEIPISTREGTHVVKMNMNVEVVDGFSGHSDRRQLMSYIQKMKPRPERVYTEHGDERSCIDLASSLHKKNKLETKALTNLETVRLV
- the psmB gene encoding archaeal proteasome endopeptidase complex subunit beta; translation: MVNDKHYKGTTTVGIVCKDGVVLATEQRATMGNFIASKTAKKVYQIDDRVAMTIAGSVGDAQQIVRVMSVESKLYKMRRKESMTIKGLTTLLSNMLSGQRYYPLMVQLLVGGYDKNGPSIYSLDALGGSIEETKAVSTGSGSPFAYGVLEDRYRENMSTEEGVELAVRALHNAMKRDSASGENIDVVVINEDKYTRLDMDEVKKMREEF
- a CDS encoding TIGR00295 family protein; protein product: MISREAALNILKESGCNDKVIAHCIAVSGVALELAAGMKSQGKDLDLDLVEIGGLLHDLGRAQSHGIDHAVLGVELAKSYGLETEIQEIIKRHVGAGITRDEARDLHLPDDDYIPVTLEQKIVAHADNLLVGTKRISIEKRMHKMEKKGMNRESINRVKALAEEIGIILGKG
- a CDS encoding transcription initiation factor IIE, subunit alpha — encoded protein: MIDLNDPVVRGYLVRLVGEDGLQMVENMPEGEVTDEQIAEATGILLNIVRRTLFILNENKLAICRRERDSSSGWLTYLWTLDMTDIGPQLLKEKKRLVKNLKSRVEFEEENVFYGCPEGCIRLNFNEATECEFLCPYCGEDMMYEDNAEFINKIEKRLAFLGKEK
- a CDS encoding ATP-grasp domain-containing protein, which produces MMNILVIGFSTRSIVCSGFRAGYNMYAIDAFCDHDLQQCAKGFVKLDIGEGFDASKIRLDEITGLIEGFGVDFDAIIPGSGFETIGFERLPYWILGNDPRIMAEVSDKHLFSIFLKNRRIAHPETVLLQDIGMLEFPVMVKPACSGGGIFNMKVKSPEDLLLLGTKLNEAGMPPGKSKIIAQEFVEGIPASVSVLSTKDRAVAIAVNEQLIGTSWLTEMPFAYCGNITPFETPHASEMKYIAENVILELGLVGSNGVDFIITDDGPVVIEVNARFQGSLDSVEMATGINLLDAHLKAFEGIIEMSSEIKDEKENSSKNKYAGRGILYSDRKMLMTETVRDMLLEINVCDVPVAGQAIGTDEPVISVLSSGKSRDEVICKMKDSVMFIRESLNLLES
- a CDS encoding 60S ribosomal export protein NMD3 — encoded protein: MNNIVCPKCGKSTTKLFHGRCKECFLENFTLAEIAPVMHAKLCPTCGARNVKNKWVDHGSLEEIVIRTVEDALFVHEMAEDIEVYIEPRAQTPYLYKVHIEVDALLLDEMFHQELKTEVRVIRESCDMCSRISGGYFEAILQIRATNRIPSDEEKQECINIAGSVLERLINKGDRLAFISSSLELKEGTDLYVGSSNAARHICKEITSHLGGSFSESASLQGMKDGKDIYRITFSLRLPEFMPQDIIDHKGRIIEIRKFSKNVTGIDVETGARFTATPEEINGATLIAKRKDLPKTMLVAIENEDLMVLDPDTYETVTVRKPVMFSADPGTEIPVVKTEKGLLAIADL
- a CDS encoding DUF362 domain-containing protein, with translation MSQVFFKAAEDIGPMNTQIDQVTNLFPEISPVSEGDIVAIKIHPGELGNTTYVRPVIVKTVVDIVKKAGGIPFVTDTTVLYPSKRFNGVDVLNTAATNGFSLGTMGAPFICADGIHGDDSVYVDIGGEVIDSITVASAIASADSMIVISHCKGHPASGFGAAVKNLGMGCLDKAGKTAVHKVARPSIDVDKCVGCRKCVNICPWDALSVVDGKAIVDHDLCRGELACFASCNFGAIVPPADSPVRMQEKLGEAAYGPIKLLSGKIGYINWIFDLTPGCDCFNFSSPAFAGDIGITASKDPVALDKASLDLVNERMKHDGGGCVNNVWGIDPMIHLEFAEKIGIGRMNYELIRK